A genomic region of Planococcus kocurii contains the following coding sequences:
- a CDS encoding MDR family MFS transporter, which translates to MKIRDWDRSLKVRLIGEFFMNTSYWMVFPFLAIYFAEEFGKGTAGLLLVISQMFSVASNLVGGYCADRFGRRRMLVVASTAQGLSFLLFAFANSPWLQSPELGFVAFTLAGMCGALYWPASQAMIADVVPEKYRSDVFAIFYTTLNIAVVVGPLFGAILFFSYRFELLLAVTVISMLLSVVLRLLTKETLSQAMVEKWQSQTATGWVGAISKQFKEYGLIFKDRLFLLFIIAGVLGAQTFMQLDLLIPVYLRETIDSQTVASLFNREWSVTGETSFGLLLAENGLFVALLTVVVTRWMTKFPEKWVFFTSAAFYGLAMWLFPLTDWFWMFVIAMAVFTFAELMVVGLQQNFISKLAPEDMRGQYFAAASLRYTIGRMIAPISIPMTAWFGFPLTFGVLGLLALASGFVYLLMFRLYEKRPSY; encoded by the coding sequence ATGAAAATAAGGGATTGGGATCGAAGTTTAAAAGTGCGTCTAATCGGCGAGTTTTTTATGAATACAAGTTATTGGATGGTATTCCCATTTTTAGCGATTTACTTTGCGGAAGAATTTGGTAAGGGGACCGCAGGATTACTACTAGTTATTTCGCAAATGTTTTCTGTGGCATCAAACTTAGTCGGTGGCTATTGTGCAGATCGGTTTGGACGTCGCCGCATGCTAGTAGTGGCCTCTACTGCTCAAGGCTTATCGTTTTTGCTATTTGCCTTTGCCAATTCTCCGTGGCTGCAGTCTCCTGAACTTGGCTTTGTCGCGTTTACACTTGCTGGCATGTGCGGTGCTCTTTATTGGCCAGCAAGTCAGGCGATGATTGCAGACGTTGTACCGGAAAAATACCGTAGCGATGTTTTTGCCATTTTTTATACGACCTTAAATATCGCAGTTGTAGTAGGTCCATTATTCGGAGCGATTCTGTTCTTTTCTTATCGCTTTGAATTATTGCTAGCGGTTACAGTGATTTCGATGCTTCTGAGTGTAGTTTTACGATTGCTTACAAAAGAAACCCTCTCACAAGCTATGGTGGAAAAATGGCAGTCGCAAACAGCAACTGGGTGGGTCGGAGCGATTTCGAAGCAATTTAAAGAGTACGGCTTAATTTTTAAGGATCGTCTGTTTCTCCTTTTTATTATTGCTGGCGTGTTAGGTGCACAGACATTCATGCAACTAGATTTGCTTATCCCGGTCTATTTGAGAGAAACCATTGATAGTCAAACAGTGGCTTCTTTGTTTAACCGAGAATGGTCTGTTACTGGAGAAACCTCTTTTGGTTTGTTGCTAGCTGAAAATGGATTGTTTGTGGCATTACTAACAGTAGTTGTAACTCGGTGGATGACGAAGTTTCCGGAAAAATGGGTTTTCTTCACTTCCGCTGCTTTCTACGGTTTAGCTATGTGGCTCTTTCCACTAACTGATTGGTTTTGGATGTTTGTAATTGCGATGGCCGTCTTCACCTTTGCTGAACTGATGGTGGTCGGTCTGCAGCAAAACTTTATCTCCAAACTTGCACCAGAAGACATGCGTGGCCAATATTTTGCAGCTGCTAGTTTACGTTATACCATTGGGCGCATGATTGCACCGATCTCCATCCCCATGACCGCCTGGTTTGGTTT